In the genome of Polaribacter sp. MED152, one region contains:
- a CDS encoding DUF2254 domain-containing protein, translated as MKDKFIQIFRRIYHLKDKIAFFPTIISIAGALFAYLMMYAENRGISKYLIAFLPELVINDTETARVILTSFIGGLISIMVFSFSMVMILLNQASSNFSPRLLPGLISNRKHQIILGIYIATILYCIFILVFIEPTGSKYQVPGFSVLWSIVLMVFSLGAFIYFIHSISQEIQIEFIMNRIGTTAKKKLQKLLKLEENRTFEFADSENWNSFETKTTAYFQDVSIQLLKKVALEEDCKLHVISKKGAICYKGEILFKTEKELSEDTIDKIYKAFDFSNDEFIEDNYLIAFKHLKEIALKAMSPGINDPGTAMNAIDYLHELFKLRIQKQENDFIFEEDNCVVLLDIVSFEELLYRVMASLRTYTKHDVIIVTKILSFLKDLKNYTNDDQKKEIVDIEIENLLKDAKSSIENEYDYNKLLKF; from the coding sequence ATGAAAGATAAGTTTATACAGATTTTTAGAAGGATTTATCATCTAAAAGATAAAATAGCCTTCTTTCCTACCATTATTTCTATTGCTGGTGCTCTGTTTGCTTATCTCATGATGTATGCAGAAAATAGGGGTATTTCTAAATATTTAATAGCGTTTTTACCAGAATTGGTAATTAATGATACAGAAACTGCCAGAGTTATTTTAACCTCATTTATTGGTGGTCTAATATCGATTATGGTTTTTAGTTTTTCCATGGTAATGATTTTATTAAATCAAGCATCTAGCAATTTTTCTCCTAGACTTTTACCTGGTTTAATATCAAATAGAAAACATCAAATTATATTAGGTATTTACATAGCTACAATTTTGTACTGCATTTTTATTCTTGTTTTTATAGAGCCAACAGGAAGCAAATATCAAGTACCAGGTTTTTCGGTTTTATGGAGCATCGTTTTAATGGTCTTTTCTTTAGGCGCATTTATTTACTTTATTCATTCTATTTCTCAAGAAATTCAAATTGAGTTTATCATGAATAGAATTGGTACTACTGCCAAGAAAAAATTACAGAAATTATTAAAGTTAGAAGAAAATAGAACGTTTGAATTTGCAGATTCAGAAAATTGGAATTCCTTCGAAACCAAAACCACAGCCTACTTTCAAGATGTGTCAATTCAACTATTAAAAAAAGTAGCGCTAGAAGAAGACTGTAAATTACATGTAATTTCAAAAAAAGGCGCCATTTGTTACAAAGGTGAAATTCTATTCAAAACTGAGAAAGAATTAAGTGAAGATACTATTGATAAAATTTACAAAGCTTTCGATTTTTCTAATGATGAATTTATAGAAGACAACTATTTAATAGCCTTTAAACACCTAAAAGAAATTGCTTTAAAAGCCATGTCTCCAGGAATTAATGATCCAGGAACTGCAATGAATGCAATAGACTACTTACATGAGCTTTTTAAATTAAGAATTCAAAAACAAGAAAACGATTTTATTTTTGAAGAAGACAATTGTGTAGTTTTATTAGATATCGTTTCTTTTGAGGAACTGCTTTATAGAGTTATGGCTTCTTTAAGAACGTATACCAAACACGATGTAATTATTGTAACTAAAATTTTAAGCTTTCTAAAAGATTTAAAAAATTATACTAATGATGATCAGAAAAAAGAGATTGTAGATATTGAAATAGAAAATCTTTTAAAAGACGCTAAATCATCAATTGAAAATGAATATGATTACAATAAATTACTAAAATTTTAA
- the miaA gene encoding tRNA (adenosine(37)-N6)-dimethylallyltransferase MiaA, whose product MIKKANNTLITIVGPTAIGKTALSIKLANHFKSDILSCDSRQFFKEMEIGTAVPDQKELAAAKHHFIQDRSIFEPYNVGEFERDALQKLNNLFKENNTQIMVGGSGLYVDAVLKGLDYFPEVAPTIRVDLTKELEENGISSLQQKLKELDIETYNNIELENPHRVMRALEICIGTNKTYSSFKNKPKAKRNFKSIKIGLTADRALIYDRINQRVDIMINNGLIDEAKRLYEHKDLNALQTVGYRELFNYFDGTFTKDFAISEIKKNTRRFAKRQLTWFKKDPNTIWFDFNESSSKIIATIEEEIKNER is encoded by the coding sequence ATGATAAAAAAAGCAAACAATACTTTAATTACCATAGTTGGACCAACAGCTATTGGTAAAACTGCACTAAGCATAAAATTAGCCAATCATTTTAAGAGTGATATTTTATCTTGTGACTCAAGACAGTTTTTTAAAGAAATGGAAATTGGAACAGCTGTACCAGATCAAAAAGAACTTGCTGCAGCCAAACATCATTTTATACAAGATAGAAGTATTTTTGAACCTTATAACGTTGGTGAATTTGAACGAGATGCTTTGCAAAAACTGAACAACTTATTTAAAGAAAACAATACCCAAATAATGGTTGGTGGAAGTGGTTTGTATGTTGATGCCGTTTTAAAAGGTTTGGATTATTTTCCAGAAGTAGCCCCTACAATTAGAGTAGACCTCACCAAAGAATTAGAAGAAAATGGAATTTCCTCATTACAGCAAAAGCTAAAGGAATTAGATATAGAGACCTATAATAACATCGAATTAGAAAATCCTCATAGAGTAATGAGGGCTTTAGAAATTTGTATTGGTACCAACAAAACCTATTCTTCGTTTAAAAACAAACCAAAAGCAAAACGTAATTTTAAAAGTATTAAAATTGGGTTAACTGCAGATAGAGCTTTGATTTACGATCGAATTAATCAACGAGTAGACATTATGATCAATAATGGTTTAATTGATGAAGCCAAAAGATTGTATGAGCATAAAGACCTAAATGCACTACAAACTGTGGGTTATAGAGAATTATTTAATTATTTTGATGGCACATTTACAAAGGATTTTGCTATTTCTGAAATTAAAAAAAATACAAGAAGATTTGCCAAAAGACAATTAACTTGGTTTAAAAAAGATCCAAATACCATTTGGTTTGATTTTAATGAGAGTAGCAGTAAAATAATAGCAACTATTGAAGAAGAAATAAAAAATGAAAGATAA